One Acidobacteriota bacterium genomic window, AAAGCAGTCCGCCTTCCAGCTGGGGACCCCTTCCCAGATGAGCTGCTCGTCGGCTTGGGCGCGGTCCTGCGCCTGGGCGGTGAGCGGGTTGGCCTGATCGTTCATCGGTGCCTCCTTGTTTCCGAAGATACACCCGTGCCTGGAAAAAACAGGGATTCGGCGAGCGCGCCTGGTATGAGTATAGTGATAAATTGCGGGAAACTCAATGTTGATGCGTTCGCAAAAAGTCCTTTTCTCTCACAGAGGAACGGAGGCACAGAGAAATGCAAATCGTATTTAATAGAATCAAAAATCCTTACGATTCTTCTCCGTGCCTCTGTTCCTCTGCGAGATCACAACCAAGACGTTTTGCGACCGCATCATTCTTTGCGTTCTCTGCGTTCTTTGTGGTTGAATTGACATGTAGCGGTACCGTCAGGTTTAATGAGAAATCTCGCGTGGAGACGCAGAGCCGCGGAGAGAGCCGGAATGAGTGTAGTGTGCCTTTGCGGGATAAAGGCCGGATCGGTCCTCGCCAAGACGCGACGCGGGCAAGGGAAGACCGCCCTGGCCATAAAATCCGCTCCCGGCCGCCATTCCGACAGATCGTCATGTTCCCGTGCGGGGCGTGGCGGTCCCGTGGCCCCGCGCGGGCCTGAGACGGCCCGGCTCGCATGTAAGCCCGAAACCCGGGCCGCGACGCCTCACTCCGCCAGGTCCTCCCCCGTCAGTCGCCGGAAGGCCTCGCCGTACTTCTCGGTGGTCTTCGCGATCACGTCCGCGGGTAGCGCGGGGGCGGGCGGGTTGCGGTCCCATCCGCACCCCGTCAGCCAGTCCCGGACGAACTGCTTGTCGAAGGAGGGCTGGGCCCGGCCCGGGGCGTATCCGTCCGCCGGCCAGAAGCGGCTGGAGTCGGGGGTCAGGACCTCGTCCACCAGCATCAGTTTCCCCTCGTGAAGCCCGAACTCGAACTTGGTGTCGGCGATGATGATCCCCCGCCCGAGGGCGTACTCCGCGGCCCTCGAGTACAGCTCGAGCGCCCTCCGGCGGACCTCCCCGGCGAGGGGCTCGCCCACGAGGCCGCTCAATGTCTCGTAGGGGATGTTCTCGTCGTGCCCTTCCTCGGCCTTGGTGGAGGGGGTGAAGAGGGGCTCCGGGAGGCGGGCGTTCTCGGCGAGGCCCTCGGAGAGCGCGATCCCGCAGACCGTTCCCTGCCGTTGGTACTCCTGCCATCCGGACCCGGCGAGGTAGCCCCGGACGATGCACTCCACCGGGAGGACCCTGGCGCGGCGCACCAGCATGGACCGCCCTGCGAGCAGGTCGCGGAAAGGCTGGAGGGACGCCGGCATGGCCGGAACGTCGCCGGTGATGACGTGCCCCGGGAGCAGGCCCTCGAAGCGGCGGAACCAGAACAGGGAGAGCTGGTTCAGGACTTTCCCCTTGCCGGGGATGGGGTCGGGGAGGACGCAGTCGAAGGCCGAGATGCGGTCGGTGGTGACGATCAGGAGGTCATCCCCGACCTCGAAGATGTCCCGGACCTTTCCCCGGCTGACGCGCCGGAATCCGGGCAGTTCGGCCTGGTGAAGGGGAGGTGTCGGGTTGGGGTGGGCGTTCGGGCGATGGTCCATGGTGTCACTCCGGTGTGGTTTTCAGCGAGCGCCTATCTTACCAGCTTCTTGCCGGAATACCAGCACTTTCGTTTTCAAGGCCTGGGCCCGGGCAAAGCGGTAAGGAGACCACGAAATACACGAAAAACACGAGATACGCCCACGGTGTGCACCCGGTCTCAGTCCGGGTGGCGGGGGGCGGGGGGGCGCCGGGCGGGTTTTCCCGCGGGCCGCCCGGCAGCGGTCTGCGGTTTCTCGGGGATGACCAAGCAGCCGCCGCCGTCGTCCACGATCAGCAGGCAGCCGCGGCCGCCGATGACGGTGCGGGAAAGGCTCTCGGGCTTCATCCCCGGGGCGAAGGACACGCCGGGGACGAGGGTCGCCCGCCCCGCGTCCCCGCCGTCCCAGACCGCCAGCCGGAAGGGGGCTTTCCCGCTGCGGGAGGCGTCGCCCAGGATGAGGGGGAAGTTCCCGTGGGCGGAGTCGTACTCGATCCCGCGGACCCCGAGGCCGCCTTCCCCCCCCGCTACGTTCAGCCGGATCGGTTCCCCGGCCTCGAGGTTGTCCGGGGTCCAGTCGCCGGACCAGTCCTTCACCCGGACGGGGAGGAGCATCGGGCGGCCCTCCGCCAGCGGGTTGCGGAAGCCCAGGACCAGGGCGTTGCGCCGCGGGTCCCAGGCCAGGCCTTCCACGTTGATCCCGCCGCGGTTGTCGGCCAGGTCGGCGATCGGGGTCAACCGGGAGACGTTCCGCACCAGCCAGTCCCGGAAGCCCGGCATGGATTCCGCCCTCACGCGGTCGCCGTCCACCTCCATCCGGACCAGGCTTCCCCGGGCGGCGCGGGAGGTTTTCGACTTCCGCTTGATGGACTGGGAACAGACCCCGACCAGGACCGGCCGATCGCCGCCCCGGACCAGGGTGAGGCCCTCGAGATCTTCCGGGGGGGGGCCGGAAAGGTCCAGCTTCAGCGGGCGGATCGACCCCGAGAGGCGGAGATCGCCGGAGAGGGAGAAGGCGTAGAGGGCGCGGGAACAGCGGTTGTCGACAAAGAGGGCCCGCCCGTCGGGCAGCGTGACCACCCCGGAGGCATTGTAGGCCAGCCCCGTGGCGGGGTTGTTCCCCGGGAAGCGAAGGGCGTGAAGGCTGCCGGATGCCGGGGAGACGTTGACCTTCTCCTTCGCGGGAAGCACGCCGGGGGCGGCGAGAAGCAGGGCGAGGCCCGTCGCGAGGGCCCGGGACCGGCGACGAACGGAAGGGAGACCCGGTTGCGGGCGGGCGGCCCGGTTCGGCTTGACCGGTATCATCACGGGCCCTCCGGGGCGGGGGCGTCGGGGATGACCGCGAAACCGCCCCCGTCGTCCACGACAAGGAGGAAGGTTCCCTGAGCGGACCGGACCCGGGTGACACTCTCCGGCTTCACCTTCGGGCTGAACAGCAAGCCGGGGAGAAGTTCCGTCCGCCCCTCGTCGCTGCCGTCCCAGAAGGCCAGGCGGAAGGGCGCCCTGCCGCCGCTCACCGCGTTCCCGAGGAGGACCAGGAAGCCCTCGCGGTCGGGGTCGTACTCGAGCCCGCGGATGCTCATCCCCGCTTCGGCGTTGACGAGGTCGAGACGGATCGGTTCGAATGCTTCCAGGTTGGCGGGGGTCCAGGGACCGGCGAGGTCCCTGACCCGCAGCGGCAAGACGAGGGGGCGTCCGTCGGCCAGGGGGGTGCGGAGCCCCAGGAGAAGCGTGCCCCGCCACGGGTCCCAGGCCAGGCCTTCCACGTTCAGGCCGCCGGCGTCCGCCTCCAGGCCGGAGGCTGCGGCGAGCCCCGGGACGCTGTCGACGAGCCACTCCCGGAAGCCCGGCATGGATTCCGCCGAGATGTTCTCCCCGTCCACGGTGATTCGGACGAGGGAGCCTGCCGCGGCCCCGGGTACTTTTCCCCGCTTCGGGGCCGAGAGCGAGGAGACGCCGAACAGCACCGGGCGGTCACCCGCCAGGGCGAGGGTGAGCCCTTCCAGGTCCGCCGGGGGCACGCCCTTCAGGTCGAAGCCCGCGCGCCGGGGGGGGGCGGTCAGCCGGTGCCGGTCGTCGAGGGTAAAGGTGTAGACCGCCCGGTCGGCATTGTTGTCCACGAACAGGAGGCGGCCGTCCGGGAGGGCGGCCACGCCCGACGCGTTGTAGACGTCCAGGGAGTCGGGGTTGCGGCCGGGAAAGGGGACGCTCGGGACGAAGGGCCCTTCCGCCGCCGGCGGCCCGGGCCGGACCTTTTTACCCCCGGCCGGCAGGCCCGCCGGGGCGAAGAGCAGCAGGGAAGCCAGTGCGAGCGCCAGGCGTCCGGGGTGACGGTGAACGGGGAGGAAACGGCCGGAGAAGCGGCCGGAGTCGATCAAATTCTCATGGTCGAATGCTCTCCTCAAGTCTCCGGTCCCTTGTCTGTGTATTTCGTGTATTTCGTGGTTGAAATCTCCCCGACGTTTCGGGGTCAGCCCTTCAGGAGCCCCGGCAGCGCGGCCATGGCCTCGGCCAGGCGGGCGGGGTCCTTGCCCCCGGCCTCGGCCAGGGTCGGCCGCCCGCCGCCCCCGCCGCCGACCCGGGCGGCCAGGCCCCCCACGATTTTCCCCGCGGGGTGGACCTTCCCGACCTCGGGGGTGGTCATGACCACCAGGGCGGCTTTTCCCTCGATCTCGGCCCCCAGGGCCACCACCGCGTTGCCGAAGCGCTTGAGAAGCTGGTCCGCCAGGGTCCGGAGGGCGGGGCGGTCCACGTCCTCCAGCACCCCCGAGACGGCCCAGGTCCCGTCCACGTCCACGGCGGCGCCGACAATGGACTCCAGCGACCGGGAGGCGTTGATCAGGCGCAGCCGGTCGATCTCCTTCTGCTGGCGCCGGGTCGCCTCCTGGAGTTCGGCCACGGCGGCGGGGAGTTTCTCGTTGTCGGCTACGCAGACCTGGCGGATGGCGTCCAGGGTGCGATCGGCGGACACGCTCCGCCGGTAGCCCTCGATCCCCGTCATCCCTTCGATGCGCCGGACGCCCGCGGCGATCCCGCCCTCGGACGCGATGCGGAAAATCCCCATGGAACCGGTGCGCGACAGGTGGGTCCCGCCGCAGAGTTCCCGGCTGACCCCTTCCACGGACACCACGCGGACCGTCTCCTGGTACTTTTCCCCGAAGAGGGCCATGGCGCCGCTCTCCACCGCCTGGTCCACGTTCATGAGGTCGGTCCGGACGGGGTGGTTGGCCCAGACGGACTGGTTGACCCGCTCTTCGATGGCCTCCAGTTCGGCCGGCGTGACGGCGGTGAAGTGGGAGAAATCGAAACGGAACCGGTCGGGGGCCACCAGGGAGCCGGCCTGCTTGACGTGGGGCCCCAGGACCTCCCGCAGGGCCGCGTGGAGCAGGTGGGTCGCGGTGTGGTTGCAGGCGGTGAAGAAGCGCCGCCGCTCGTCCACTTCGGCGTGGAGGGTCTCCCCGGGAACCAGGGTGCCGTGGAGCACTTTCACGCGGTGCAGGGTCACCCCGGCAGCCGGGGCGTGGGTGTCCAGGACCCGGGCAGAGACCTTTTCACCCCGGAGGAAGCCCTGGTCCCCCACCTGGCCGCCGGACTCGGCATAGAAGGGCGTCCGGTCGAGGAACACCTCCCCCTCGGCCCCCTCGGCGAGTTGGTCGATCCGGGCGTCCCCGACCAGGATGGCCTCGACGCGGGCGTCGGGGACGAGAAGGGTGTCGTAGCCCTCGAAGCGGGCGGGCGTCGCCGT contains:
- a CDS encoding phosphoribosylaminoimidazolesuccinocarboxamide synthase, producing MDHRPNAHPNPTPPLHQAELPGFRRVSRGKVRDIFEVGDDLLIVTTDRISAFDCVLPDPIPGKGKVLNQLSLFWFRRFEGLLPGHVITGDVPAMPASLQPFRDLLAGRSMLVRRARVLPVECIVRGYLAGSGWQEYQRQGTVCGIALSEGLAENARLPEPLFTPSTKAEEGHDENIPYETLSGLVGEPLAGEVRRRALELYSRAAEYALGRGIIIADTKFEFGLHEGKLMLVDEVLTPDSSRFWPADGYAPGRAQPSFDKQFVRDWLTGCGWDRNPPAPALPADVIAKTTEKYGEAFRRLTGEDLAE